A stretch of Desulfobacter hydrogenophilus DNA encodes these proteins:
- a CDS encoding C40 family peptidase, translating to MKRSTIHLILVLVLIWTVPTLASHSHVIETQHPQKPVDSPPAVIFCQFIPSIAEQFIGIPVVVGGRPKLTGSTDNSWLFYSIYAGAATKAGLIYKTFMPMDLLLGNTHRIKADDVRNGDLIVLKNDLAAMVYQVDPSGRMHFIYASKKRGEVTIFNSDNIVYHAYWLEHFKGFFRINEDMLMPARPK from the coding sequence ATGAAAAGATCAACCATACATCTGATACTGGTTCTGGTTCTGATCTGGACTGTTCCGACCCTGGCCAGCCACTCCCACGTCATAGAGACACAGCATCCTCAGAAACCAGTGGACTCTCCCCCTGCCGTAATTTTCTGCCAGTTTATCCCATCAATTGCGGAACAGTTCATTGGTATCCCTGTTGTCGTCGGTGGACGCCCTAAACTGACAGGAAGCACGGATAATTCCTGGCTGTTTTACTCCATTTACGCCGGGGCTGCAACCAAAGCAGGCTTGATTTACAAGACCTTTATGCCAATGGACCTTTTGCTGGGCAACACACACCGTATTAAGGCGGATGATGTTAGAAATGGAGACCTGATCGTGCTGAAAAATGATCTTGCCGCCATGGTTTACCAGGTGGACCCCAGCGGCCGGATGCATTTTATCTATGCGTCAAAAAAACGTGGAGAAGTTACGATTTTCAACAGTGATAATATCGTTTACCACGCTTACTGGCTGGAGCACTTTAAAGGTTTTTTCAGAATCAATGAAGACATGCTCATGCCGGCCCGGCCCAAATAG
- the tnpA gene encoding IS200/IS605 family transposase, producing the protein MKDYKSLKHSKWYCKYHVVWIPKYRKKVIYGQLRRELGSILHGLAKQKECEIEEGHLMTDHVHMLISIPPKFAVAQVVGFIKGKSAIQIARQFCGKKRNYNGEKFWARGYFASTVGIDEQIVRAYIRHQEKEDQRCEQMNLFD; encoded by the coding sequence ATGAAAGATTATAAAAGTTTAAAGCATTCAAAGTGGTATTGCAAGTATCATGTGGTTTGGATTCCAAAATATCGGAAGAAAGTTATTTACGGGCAATTACGTCGGGAACTGGGGTCAATACTACATGGTTTGGCAAAACAAAAAGAATGCGAGATCGAAGAAGGACATTTGATGACAGACCATGTTCATATGCTGATCTCCATTCCACCCAAATTTGCCGTGGCTCAGGTAGTTGGGTTCATCAAGGGGAAAAGTGCTATTCAGATAGCACGTCAGTTTTGTGGTAAAAAAAGGAACTATAATGGTGAAAAATTTTGGGCCAGAGGTTATTTTGCATCAACAGTAGGAATCGACGAACAAATTGTTCGAGCATATATCCGGCATCAAGAAAAAGAGGATCAACGTTGCGAACAGATGAACTTGTTTGATTAA
- the gabT gene encoding 4-aminobutyrate--2-oxoglutarate transaminase translates to MTCIDDIQTLRNQVIPNGHASGTTCYVDSAKGAIITDVQGKQYIDFAGGIAVMNVGHSHPKVVAAIKAQAEKFTHTCFMVNPYDVAVRLADRLCKIAPGTFDKKALFVNSGAEAVENAVKIARYYTKRQGVVVFDGSYHGRTYLTMAMTTKVKPYKCGFGPLAPEVYRAPFGDSKAFTDFFITGINPENTAAVVIEPIQGEGGFIAPPADFLPQVAKFCKDQGIVFIADEIQSGMGRSGKMFAVENFGVEPDLITVAKSIAAGLPLSAVVGRKEIMDSVHPGGLGGTYGANPVACAAAHAVLDIFEEENLLEKAQVIGEKLGATFGAWIEKFDHVGEIRGIGAMRGYTIVHADGTPDPDAAKKLSAYCFDNGLISLVCGIQGNVIRVLMPLVIEDDQLQKGLDIMEAGLTGLAG, encoded by the coding sequence ATGACTTGTATTGATGACATTCAGACCCTTAGAAACCAGGTGATTCCGAACGGCCATGCCTCCGGTACCACTTGCTATGTTGATTCGGCCAAAGGCGCCATAATCACTGATGTTCAAGGTAAACAATATATTGATTTTGCCGGCGGCATTGCCGTGATGAACGTGGGGCACAGTCACCCCAAGGTGGTGGCGGCCATTAAAGCCCAGGCCGAAAAATTCACCCATACCTGCTTTATGGTGAATCCCTATGATGTTGCAGTGCGCCTGGCCGATCGGTTGTGTAAGATCGCTCCGGGCACCTTTGACAAAAAAGCCCTTTTCGTTAACTCCGGTGCCGAAGCTGTTGAAAACGCGGTGAAAATCGCTCGTTATTATACCAAAAGACAGGGCGTTGTGGTGTTTGACGGTTCTTACCATGGCCGTACCTATCTCACCATGGCCATGACCACCAAGGTAAAGCCTTATAAATGCGGGTTTGGCCCCCTGGCCCCTGAAGTGTATCGGGCTCCCTTTGGCGATTCTAAGGCCTTTACTGATTTTTTTATCACCGGTATTAATCCCGAAAATACCGCAGCTGTTGTTATTGAGCCCATCCAGGGCGAAGGCGGGTTTATCGCCCCGCCCGCGGACTTTTTGCCCCAGGTGGCAAAGTTTTGTAAAGATCAAGGCATTGTTTTTATTGCTGATGAAATTCAGTCGGGCATGGGCCGGTCCGGCAAGATGTTTGCCGTTGAGAATTTTGGCGTGGAACCGGATTTGATAACCGTGGCTAAAAGTATTGCTGCGGGGCTGCCTTTAAGCGCGGTGGTGGGCAGAAAAGAGATCATGGATTCCGTACATCCCGGTGGCCTGGGTGGCACATATGGTGCCAATCCCGTGGCTTGTGCCGCTGCCCATGCGGTGCTGGATATTTTTGAAGAGGAAAATCTTCTGGAAAAGGCGCAAGTCATCGGCGAAAAGCTGGGTGCGACCTTTGGCGCCTGGATAGAAAAATTTGATCATGTGGGTGAGATCAGAGGTATTGGCGCCATGCGGGGATACACCATTGTCCATGCCGACGGCACCCCTGACCCGGATGCAGCCAAAAAGTTGTCTGCGTACTGTTTTGACAACGGTTTGATTTCTCTGGTCTGTGGTATTCAAGGCAATGTTATCCGGGTGTTGATGCCCCTGGTCATTGAAGATGATCAGCTGCAAAAGGGGCTTGATATAATGGAAGCGGGCCTGACTGGCCTGGCCGGCTAA
- a CDS encoding NAD-dependent succinate-semialdehyde dehydrogenase: MLKLKNPDLLCPQCFIQDEWVDADSGKTVDVTNPATGEVLGTVPFCGADETKRAIDAANESLDAWRSKTAGERSVILRRWHDLLMENQKDLALIMTAEQGKPLVESQGEIAYAAAFFEWFAEEAKRVYGDVIPQTVASQRLVVIKQPVGVVAAITPWNFPSAMITRKAGAALAAGCTMVVKPATATPFSALAIAKLGQQAGVPNGVFNVVTGSSSAIGGELTANATVRKLTFTGSTQVGKKLMRDCAGTMKRLSMELGGNAPFIVFDDADIDAAVEGAMASKYRNSGQTCVCANRMYVQAGVYDEFCRKLTTAVEGLKVGNGFDDGVQQGPLIDMAAVETVESHINDAVSKGGKILIGGTRHALGGSFFAPTIVADVTDDMRVAKEETFGPLAPIFRFDTEEEVVRKANDTEFGLAAYFYTRDLGRSWRIGEKLEYGLVGINSGIISNPVAPFGGVKESGNGREGSKYGLDDYLEIKYMCMAGI; encoded by the coding sequence ATGTTAAAATTAAAAAATCCGGATCTTTTATGCCCACAATGTTTTATCCAGGATGAGTGGGTAGACGCAGATAGCGGCAAAACTGTTGACGTGACCAATCCTGCCACAGGAGAGGTGCTTGGTACGGTTCCCTTTTGCGGGGCGGATGAAACGAAAAGGGCCATTGATGCGGCTAATGAAAGCCTGGATGCCTGGCGGTCCAAAACCGCCGGGGAACGTTCGGTTATCCTTCGACGGTGGCATGACCTGCTTATGGAAAACCAGAAAGATTTAGCCCTGATCATGACCGCGGAACAGGGTAAGCCCCTGGTGGAATCCCAGGGAGAGATCGCCTATGCCGCCGCCTTTTTTGAATGGTTTGCCGAAGAAGCCAAGCGGGTATACGGGGATGTGATCCCCCAGACCGTGGCCTCCCAGCGCCTGGTGGTAATCAAGCAGCCTGTGGGCGTGGTGGCCGCCATTACCCCGTGGAATTTCCCCAGCGCCATGATCACCAGAAAAGCCGGTGCCGCTTTGGCCGCCGGCTGTACCATGGTGGTGAAGCCGGCAACAGCCACCCCGTTTTCAGCTTTGGCCATTGCAAAACTTGGGCAACAGGCCGGGGTGCCCAACGGGGTGTTTAATGTGGTGACTGGCTCCTCTTCGGCCATTGGCGGGGAACTTACAGCCAACGCAACAGTCCGCAAACTGACCTTCACCGGCTCCACCCAGGTGGGTAAAAAATTGATGAGGGACTGCGCGGGTACCATGAAGCGGCTTTCCATGGAACTGGGCGGAAACGCCCCGTTTATCGTGTTTGACGATGCAGATATTGATGCCGCCGTGGAAGGCGCCATGGCCTCCAAATACCGCAACTCGGGTCAGACCTGTGTGTGCGCCAACCGGATGTATGTCCAGGCCGGTGTGTATGATGAATTTTGCCGGAAGCTGACAACGGCTGTGGAAGGCCTTAAGGTGGGCAATGGGTTTGATGACGGGGTTCAGCAGGGTCCGCTCATCGATATGGCTGCTGTGGAAACCGTGGAAAGTCACATCAACGATGCGGTGAGCAAGGGCGGAAAAATCCTGATCGGCGGCACACGCCATGCCCTGGGCGGCAGTTTTTTTGCGCCCACCATTGTTGCGGATGTCACCGATGATATGCGGGTGGCCAAAGAGGAAACCTTTGGTCCCCTGGCCCCGATTTTCAGGTTTGATACGGAAGAAGAAGTGGTCCGTAAAGCCAATGATACGGAATTTGGGCTGGCCGCTTATTTTTACACCCGGGATCTGGGCAGAAGCTGGCGCATCGGAGAAAAACTGGAATATGGCCTGGTGGGCATCAATTCCGGTATTATCTCCAACCCGGTGGCCCCCTTTGGTGGTGTCAAAGAGTCGGGCAACGGCCGGGAAGGCTCAAAATATGGGTTAGATGATTACCTGGAAATCAAATACATGTGTATGGCAGGTATCTAA
- a CDS encoding cache domain-containing protein encodes MTLKINIVLASILVAIILVLGGITYTYTQTISRHTVERHQQALTKEAAKMVQMWLDHRFKLVDALARTLEDLYLTQGQDPRPILRMTMAAGDFSDVYLGLFNGTMIDGAKWHAPADYDPRTRPWYRRAMEEQKLTLTRPFMDAGFWKMVIAVVVPLVHNEQVVGVLSANIILDTLQASVMDLRIGRYGSAFIIDSQGTVLVHQNKSLMMNTKIQESDPGLSTFGSYFPGRDAGSFSYRDRMLSFHKLTDTGWYLCTNVDQEEAMALAKNKDMLFAMAMVLKILGILALLLFLTVGGSALILFISKNRFEAIVSGKDKDLRGEIIRRKELETRYRTLFNMATNAIMLTRNGIYIECNQKALDMFALVEDKIIGRTMLDLSPNTQMDGTATKLKLTQLEQSHALGKSDVFKWTFNRADGSEFPVEIGISTLKLDREMVKVYSIWDISKRVNAEQNLRQAQKMAAMGEMLSAIAHQWRQPLNALSSYIASLTPAFYNQMISAAFIEKLVRESDAQIQFMSRTINDFREYFRPSKNKHTFEIMDAIQSAIKLVKPQLRQNNITLDLDLDDPAVSMPIWGYKNEFVHVLVNIISNAKDAINERQANSRNRSVHKLINLAVFKNRKEICLEIQDTGCGIPPHLMEKIFTPYFTTKGTATGTGIGLYMAKMIVEKEMKGNIHVENRSMGVMFRIWLPLALGENTQKDNKKNHD; translated from the coding sequence ATGACGCTTAAAATAAACATAGTGCTGGCGTCCATCCTGGTGGCGATTATTCTTGTTCTGGGGGGGATCACCTATACCTACACCCAGACCATCAGCCGGCACACGGTGGAACGTCACCAGCAGGCCCTGACCAAAGAGGCGGCCAAGATGGTCCAGATGTGGCTGGACCATCGGTTTAAGCTCGTCGATGCATTGGCGCGCACCCTGGAGGATCTCTATTTGACCCAGGGGCAGGATCCAAGGCCCATTTTAAGAATGACCATGGCCGCCGGGGATTTTTCCGATGTTTATCTGGGGCTTTTTAACGGCACCATGATAGATGGGGCCAAGTGGCATGCACCGGCTGATTATGATCCCCGGACCCGTCCCTGGTACAGGCGGGCCATGGAAGAACAAAAATTGACATTAACCCGGCCTTTTATGGATGCGGGGTTCTGGAAGATGGTTATTGCCGTCGTGGTACCCCTGGTCCATAACGAGCAGGTGGTCGGAGTTTTAAGTGCCAATATCATTTTAGATACCCTGCAGGCTTCGGTCATGGATCTGCGTATCGGCAGATACGGGTCTGCCTTTATCATTGACAGTCAGGGCACCGTGCTGGTTCACCAGAACAAAAGCCTGATGATGAACACCAAAATTCAGGAATCCGATCCCGGCCTTTCAACCTTCGGTTCATATTTTCCCGGACGGGATGCGGGCTCTTTCTCCTACAGGGATCGAATGCTGAGTTTTCACAAACTTACGGATACCGGATGGTATCTTTGTACCAACGTGGATCAGGAAGAGGCCATGGCCCTGGCCAAAAACAAGGACATGCTTTTTGCCATGGCCATGGTCCTGAAAATTTTAGGTATTCTGGCCCTGCTGTTGTTTCTCACTGTGGGCGGATCTGCCTTGATTTTGTTTATCTCCAAAAACAGGTTTGAGGCCATTGTATCGGGAAAAGATAAAGATCTGCGAGGGGAAATCATACGCAGAAAAGAGCTTGAGACCCGGTATCGGACCCTTTTTAATATGGCCACCAACGCCATTATGCTCACAAGAAACGGGATCTATATCGAATGTAATCAAAAGGCCTTGGATATGTTTGCGCTTGTCGAAGATAAAATTATCGGCCGGACCATGCTGGATCTCTCCCCTAATACCCAGATGGACGGTACTGCCACAAAGCTGAAATTGACCCAGCTTGAGCAGTCTCACGCGCTGGGTAAATCCGATGTGTTTAAATGGACATTCAACCGGGCGGATGGTTCGGAGTTCCCGGTCGAGATCGGGATCTCAACGTTGAAACTGGACCGGGAAATGGTCAAAGTGTACAGCATCTGGGACATTTCAAAACGGGTGAATGCCGAGCAGAACCTGCGCCAGGCACAGAAAATGGCAGCCATGGGTGAAATGCTGTCTGCCATTGCCCATCAGTGGCGCCAGCCGCTGAATGCCCTGTCATCGTATATTGCCTCCTTGACCCCGGCTTTTTATAACCAGATGATTTCTGCCGCGTTCATTGAAAAACTGGTCCGGGAGTCCGATGCCCAGATTCAGTTTATGTCAAGAACCATCAACGATTTTAGGGAATATTTCAGGCCGTCCAAAAATAAACACACCTTTGAAATCATGGATGCGATCCAAAGTGCCATCAAATTGGTCAAGCCCCAGTTAAGACAGAATAATATCACCCTGGATCTCGATTTGGACGACCCGGCGGTTTCCATGCCTATTTGGGGGTATAAGAATGAATTTGTTCATGTCCTGGTTAATATTATTTCCAATGCAAAAGATGCTATCAATGAGCGTCAGGCCAACTCCCGGAACCGTTCGGTTCACAAGTTAATCAACCTGGCTGTTTTTAAGAACCGCAAAGAAATCTGTCTGGAGATCCAAGACACGGGCTGTGGGATTCCCCCTCATTTGATGGAAAAAATATTTACGCCCTATTTTACCACCAAGGGGACAGCTACAGGCACCGGCATTGGCCTGTACATGGCCAAAATGATCGTGGAAAAGGAGATGAAAGGTAATATTCATGTAGAAAATCGGTCCATGGGTGTCATGTTCCGGATCTGGCTCCCTTTGGCCCTTGGTGAAAACACCCAAAAGGACAACAAAAAGAATCATGATTAA
- a CDS encoding sigma-54-dependent transcriptional regulator gives MINFSHSKVPVVLVDDESSELDAYGFLLTSMGVNQVVQVQDSRRLPGVMADLGVCVLFLDLNMPHKSGLEVLKELRVTHPHIPVVIITANSEIESAVECLKQGAHDYLVKPINMNSFASALRNALEICALRNEVLTLKGVSFNRNLKYPEHFQDIITQNPTMIGLFQYIESISTSREPILILGETGTGKELISRAIHDVSGLGGPFVTVDVAGLDDNLFSDTLFGHSKGAYTGADKHREGLVEKAAGGSLFLDEIGDLSAASQVKLLRLIQEGIFYPLGSDRPRTCRARIISATNKSRNALAAVDQDQFRSDLFFRLSTHLIQVPPLRERKEDIPLITAYLRDQAAKAMGKPVVETGKQFSAALAAHPFPGNIRELKTYIYDAVAQSTDTSLRVDTILDRLTDVSTVSQSQAANAAATPGITLEDLMGGFPTLAALTEYAIDQALERSNHNQSQAARLLGLSKQALSKRLKKRDKS, from the coding sequence ATGATTAATTTCAGCCATTCAAAGGTTCCGGTGGTTCTGGTGGACGATGAATCATCAGAACTGGATGCGTACGGATTTTTGCTCACCTCCATGGGCGTCAACCAGGTGGTTCAGGTCCAGGACAGTCGACGGCTGCCTGGTGTGATGGCCGACCTGGGTGTGTGTGTCCTTTTTCTTGACCTGAATATGCCTCACAAATCCGGTCTTGAGGTCTTAAAAGAGCTCCGGGTGACCCATCCCCACATTCCAGTGGTGATTATCACGGCCAATTCCGAGATCGAAAGTGCTGTTGAATGTTTGAAGCAAGGCGCCCATGACTATCTGGTCAAACCCATCAACATGAACTCCTTTGCCTCGGCACTGCGAAATGCCCTGGAAATCTGCGCATTGAGGAATGAGGTTCTCACCCTTAAAGGGGTTTCCTTTAATCGGAATCTTAAATATCCGGAACATTTCCAGGATATTATCACCCAAAATCCCACAATGATCGGTCTTTTCCAGTATATTGAGTCCATCTCCACCAGCCGGGAGCCGATTTTGATCCTTGGCGAAACCGGCACCGGCAAAGAGCTTATTTCACGCGCCATCCATGACGTATCCGGGCTTGGCGGCCCTTTTGTTACGGTGGATGTGGCCGGACTTGATGACAACCTGTTTTCAGACACGCTTTTCGGTCACAGTAAAGGCGCTTATACCGGGGCCGATAAACACAGGGAGGGCCTGGTGGAAAAGGCGGCGGGCGGTTCCCTGTTTTTAGATGAGATCGGGGACCTTTCTGCCGCCTCCCAGGTCAAGCTGTTGCGGTTAATCCAGGAGGGGATTTTTTACCCTCTGGGATCGGACCGGCCCCGGACCTGCCGGGCGCGGATTATATCCGCAACCAATAAATCCCGCAATGCCCTTGCGGCTGTAGATCAGGACCAGTTCAGGTCCGATCTTTTTTTCAGGCTTTCCACTCATCTGATCCAGGTTCCGCCGTTGCGGGAACGCAAAGAGGATATCCCCCTGATTACCGCCTATCTGAGGGATCAGGCCGCTAAAGCCATGGGCAAACCCGTTGTTGAGACCGGAAAACAGTTTTCGGCTGCTCTGGCAGCCCACCCGTTCCCGGGAAATATCCGGGAGTTGAAAACCTATATCTATGATGCCGTGGCACAAAGTACGGACACAAGTCTTCGTGTTGACACAATTCTGGATCGGCTGACAGATGTTTCAACCGTCTCCCAGTCCCAAGCCGCCAATGCCGCGGCCACCCCTGGCATCACCCTGGAAGATTTAATGGGTGGGTTTCCCACCCTGGCAGCGCTGACCGAATATGCCATTGACCAGGCCCTGGAACGTAGCAATCATAATCAAAGTCAGGCAGCCAGGCTTTTGGGGCTCTCAAAGCAGGCGCTAAGCAAACGATTAAAAAAACGGGACAAAAGTTGA
- a CDS encoding ABC transporter substrate-binding protein: MKFNRFWTATAAAGLLISGLMFTGPATAEETTIKIGNIIPLSGPSASVGQQGKNAREMAVEEINAGGGIKSLGGAKLEMLYADSESKPEKGVSEAERMINTEKVNVLTGCWNSAVTYPTTAVAERYGVPFIVPVSVSDKITEQGFKNVFRIAAKDSWWTRDQFAFLKDMQAEFNTPVKKLAFVYENGDWGKGMASQWKKLAEKDGYEVVMDEPYPSTATDLSPVVQKIRRSRADVLLLVSNAADAILLTNTLAEYKVRLKAIVATGGGHADPFFIKAVGKNAQYLFDIVEWEADINKPGAKETNAKYKAKYGYNLTGEAVDAYLSMYVIKDALERAASFDKDAIRKALAETNLTSGAGMIVGYDAVEFDESGQNSHASPVIVQINDMGNGLERITVWPKSARRAGYTPVFPKP, from the coding sequence ATGAAATTTAATCGTTTTTGGACCGCAACGGCCGCCGCCGGGCTTTTAATCAGCGGACTTATGTTTACAGGCCCTGCCACGGCAGAAGAAACAACCATCAAGATCGGCAACATTATCCCTTTGTCAGGTCCCTCGGCCTCTGTGGGGCAGCAGGGGAAAAATGCAAGGGAGATGGCCGTTGAGGAGATCAATGCCGGCGGCGGCATCAAATCCTTAGGAGGCGCCAAACTTGAAATGCTCTATGCCGATTCCGAATCCAAGCCGGAAAAAGGCGTATCCGAGGCTGAACGGATGATTAATACCGAAAAGGTCAACGTTCTCACCGGATGCTGGAACTCTGCGGTAACCTATCCCACCACAGCCGTGGCTGAACGCTACGGGGTGCCTTTTATTGTTCCGGTCTCCGTGTCCGACAAAATCACTGAACAGGGGTTTAAAAACGTATTCCGGATTGCTGCCAAGGATTCTTGGTGGACCCGGGATCAGTTCGCCTTTTTAAAGGATATGCAGGCTGAATTCAACACACCCGTTAAAAAACTTGCCTTTGTTTATGAAAATGGCGACTGGGGAAAAGGCATGGCAAGCCAGTGGAAAAAACTGGCTGAGAAAGACGGATATGAGGTGGTAATGGACGAACCCTATCCTTCCACCGCCACCGACCTGAGCCCTGTGGTTCAGAAGATCAGACGTTCCCGGGCAGATGTGCTTTTACTGGTTTCCAATGCCGCGGACGCCATCCTTTTGACGAACACACTGGCTGAGTACAAGGTACGCTTAAAAGCCATTGTGGCCACCGGCGGCGGACATGCTGATCCGTTTTTTATCAAGGCTGTGGGTAAGAATGCCCAATACCTTTTTGATATTGTGGAGTGGGAAGCCGACATCAACAAGCCCGGTGCCAAAGAGACCAACGCAAAATACAAGGCCAAATACGGCTATAACCTCACTGGCGAGGCTGTGGACGCCTATCTCTCCATGTACGTGATCAAAGATGCCCTGGAACGTGCCGCAAGCTTCGACAAAGATGCCATACGCAAAGCCCTGGCCGAAACCAACCTCACCTCGGGTGCCGGCATGATCGTGGGTTATGATGCTGTTGAGTTTGACGAAAGCGGTCAAAATTCCCATGCGTCACCAGTTATTGTACAGATTAATGATATGGGTAACGGTCTTGAAAGAATTACCGTATGGCCCAAAAGCGCCAGACGCGCCGGATACACGCCAGTTTTTCCCAAACCATAA
- a CDS encoding branched-chain amino acid ABC transporter permease, whose protein sequence is MIYLIEDTINGILMGSIYGLTALGLTIIFGVLKVVNFAHGTLLMVGMYVAYWTVVLSGLHPYLSLVVVVPVMYVFGYYLQDIVIKPIFKAEKDVREPSTVIIVTTGVWYVLDNLTLMIFGPQYRSLPENPLQGKMIEFGELFISVPKLWGAITAVATAFGVYYFFQKTRTGRAIRACSLDRDAASLSGINQYKIYNMAFGLGSAVTGIAAVTLVPFYNTFPSVGVLFDIKGFIIVVLGGLGSIPGAIIGGIIVGIIESVGPQFMTATWTEAIVYGLFLLVLFVKPSGLFGVKYDW, encoded by the coding sequence ATGATCTATTTAATTGAAGATACAATCAACGGCATCCTTATGGGCTCGATTTACGGGCTGACCGCCCTGGGGTTGACCATCATTTTCGGGGTCCTCAAGGTGGTCAACTTTGCCCACGGGACCCTTTTGATGGTCGGCATGTACGTGGCCTACTGGACCGTTGTCCTGTCAGGGCTTCACCCCTACCTTTCCCTGGTTGTAGTTGTTCCGGTCATGTATGTGTTTGGATACTATCTGCAGGATATTGTGATAAAGCCAATTTTCAAAGCGGAAAAAGATGTCCGGGAGCCCAGTACGGTGATTATCGTCACCACCGGGGTGTGGTATGTGCTGGATAATCTGACCCTGATGATTTTTGGTCCACAATACCGCTCCCTTCCCGAGAATCCGCTTCAGGGCAAAATGATAGAATTCGGGGAGTTATTTATTTCTGTTCCCAAGTTGTGGGGGGCCATTACCGCTGTGGCAACCGCCTTTGGCGTATACTACTTTTTTCAGAAAACACGTACAGGGCGTGCCATCAGAGCATGCAGCCTTGACCGCGATGCGGCCAGTCTGTCCGGCATTAACCAGTACAAGATATACAACATGGCCTTTGGGCTCGGATCGGCAGTAACCGGCATTGCCGCCGTCACCCTGGTTCCCTTTTACAACACCTTTCCTTCCGTGGGCGTTCTGTTTGATATTAAAGGATTTATCATTGTGGTATTAGGCGGGCTTGGCTCCATTCCCGGGGCCATCATCGGCGGGATCATTGTCGGGATCATCGAATCGGTGGGGCCCCAGTTCATGACCGCCACGTGGACGGAGGCCATTGTATACGGTCTGTTTCTTCTGGTCCTTTTTGTTAAACCCTCAGGATTGTTCGGAGTAAAATATGACTGGTAA
- a CDS encoding branched-chain amino acid ABC transporter permease — protein sequence MTGKPMTDTGGNNTPYETDDAFLDRSALARQVVKDTINKVLLGAVLILVLALPAVISSPTWLHIIVLIFFYAYLTTSWNIVGGFAGVLPLGHAVFLGIGAYTSTVLSLQYGISPWFGMFVGGILAVAAGMVIGLPTLKMRGAYFALATIAFAEGVRVMVENIEYLGPFKLNGPRGLQIPPLNIGWADFMFSSKVPYYYIILTMLMIILLLTWAVSRSKLGYYLTAGGEEPEAAQALGVNVSRAKVIAMALSCFFTALAGTFYAQFSLFIHPKSTISLDISFEIAFIALIGGRGSIAGPVLGALLLRPVSDLSRIYFGDILPGMHLVIYGVVLILVMIYQPRGLQEPLTRIYDRVVNRMADGFIKGGDK from the coding sequence ATGACTGGTAAACCCATGACAGACACAGGGGGCAACAACACCCCTTACGAGACGGACGACGCCTTTCTTGACAGGTCTGCCCTGGCTCGCCAGGTGGTCAAGGATACCATTAACAAGGTGCTGCTCGGGGCGGTGCTGATTCTGGTGCTGGCATTGCCGGCCGTCATCAGCAGTCCCACCTGGCTGCATATTATTGTTTTGATATTTTTTTACGCCTATCTAACCACCTCCTGGAACATAGTGGGCGGGTTTGCAGGCGTTCTGCCTTTGGGGCATGCCGTATTTCTGGGTATCGGCGCATATACCTCAACGGTGCTTTCCCTCCAGTACGGAATCAGTCCCTGGTTCGGTATGTTCGTTGGCGGTATTTTAGCGGTTGCTGCCGGCATGGTCATCGGGCTTCCTACCTTGAAAATGCGCGGGGCCTACTTTGCCCTGGCAACCATCGCTTTTGCCGAAGGCGTACGCGTTATGGTTGAGAACATAGAGTACTTGGGGCCGTTCAAACTTAATGGCCCCCGGGGGTTGCAGATTCCGCCGTTAAATATTGGTTGGGCTGATTTTATGTTTTCATCCAAGGTGCCGTATTATTACATTATCCTGACCATGCTGATGATTATTCTGTTGCTGACCTGGGCGGTTTCCAGATCTAAACTGGGATATTACCTGACCGCCGGTGGAGAGGAGCCCGAAGCGGCCCAGGCGCTTGGCGTCAATGTCTCCCGGGCCAAGGTGATTGCCATGGCGTTAAGCTGCTTTTTTACCGCCCTTGCCGGGACTTTTTATGCCCAGTTCTCTTTGTTTATTCATCCTAAAAGTACGATTTCTCTTGATATATCCTTTGAGATTGCGTTTATCGCGTTAATCGGCGGCAGGGGCTCCATTGCAGGTCCTGTTTTGGGGGCACTGCTGCTCCGGCCGGTCAGTGACCTGTCAAGAATTTATTTCGGAGATATTCTGCCCGGGATGCATCTGGTCATATACGGTGTTGTACTCATTCTTGTGATGATCTATCAACCTCGGGGACTGCAGGAACCTTTAACCCGGATATACGACAGGGTGGTAAACCGTATGGCCGATGGCTTTATCAAAGGAGGGGATAAATGA